A single window of Nicotiana sylvestris chromosome 5, ASM39365v2, whole genome shotgun sequence DNA harbors:
- the LOC138868633 gene encoding uncharacterized protein produces the protein MSAMHIHADMIRVLPNELNTTSSPWLFSAWGIDVIGPIKPAASNRHRFILVAIYYFTKWVEATSYKAVTKKVVANFVRDHIFCRFGVPESIITDNAANLNSDLMKAMF, from the coding sequence ATGTCAGCAATGCACATACATGCTGACATGATACGAGTACTACCCAATGAACTCAATACAACAAGTTCACCCTGGCTTTTCTCCGCTTGGGGTATTGATGTCATCGGTCCAATCAAACCCGCTGCTTCAAAcaggcataggtttattctggtggccatatactacttcacaaaatgggttgaagctacATCTTATAAAGCTGTAACTAAGAAGGTTGTAGCGAATTTTGTTCGGGACCACATTTTTTGTCGATTTGGAGtaccagagtcaatcatcactgacaatgccgccaatctcaatagtgatttaATGAAAGCCATGTTTTAA
- the LOC138868634 gene encoding uncharacterized protein: protein MVEYEACILGLRLSIDMKVQELLVIKDANHLVHQVLGEWAMKNTKILPYLHYVQELIKRFTKIQIKHVSRIQNEFEDALTTLSSIIQHPDNNFIFPIPIGMHKQPTYYAHVEEEIDENLWFHDIKEYLAKREYPEHATHTQKHTL, encoded by the coding sequence ATGGTGGAGTATGAggcctgcatcttgggactcagGTTGTCCATTGACATGAAAGTTCAGGAACTGCTGGTAATCAAAGATGCAAATCATTTGGTGCACCAGGTTCTAGGGGAATGGGCTATGAAGAACACCAAAATATTGCCATATTTGCATTATGTACAAGAGCTGAttaagaggttcacaaagatacaAATTAAACATGTTTCGAGGATCCAGAATGAGTTTGAAGATGCGTTGACCACTTTGTCTTCCataatacaacatccagataataATTTCATCTTTCCTATCCCAATAGGAATGCATAAGCAGCCAACTTATTATGCACATGTTGAAGAAGAGATTGACGAAAATttgtggttccacgatatcaaggaatacttggcaaagagagaatatccagagcatgctACCCATACTCAGAAGCACACGCTTTGA